A single Heterodontus francisci isolate sHetFra1 chromosome 32, sHetFra1.hap1, whole genome shotgun sequence DNA region contains:
- the slc25a25b gene encoding calcium-binding mitochondrial carrier protein SCaMC-2-B isoform X3, whose amino-acid sequence MLCLSLNVPVLDTLAREFEYFESGRLPAELKSLFRLSLFIPSQELSTYRQWRQKVVKAGDKDCDGQLDFEEFVHYLKDHEKKLQLVFKSLDRKNDGKIDAQEIMQSLCDLGVHISEQQAEKILKRIWRGHLWGPIVYMDKNGTMTIDWNEWRDYHLLHPADNIPEIILYWKHSTIFDVGESLTIPDEFTEEEKQTGMWWRHLVAGGGAGAVSRTCTAPLDRLKVLMQVHASKSNSMCIAGGFSHMIKEGGFRSLWRGNGINVIKIAPESALKFMAYEQIKRLIGSNQQTLGIQERLIAGSLAGVIAQSTIYPMEVLKTRLALRKTGQYSGMLDCAKHIFKKEGITAFYKGYVPNMLGIIPYAGIDLAIYETLKNSWLQRYATDTVDPGVFVLLACGTVSSTCGQLASYPLALVRTRMQAQASTAGAPQHTMLGLFKHILSTEGAIGLYRGLAPNFMKVIPAVSISYVVYENLKMTLGVTSR is encoded by the exons ATGTTGTGCCTATCGTTAAATGTACCAGTGCTGGACACTTTGGCACGGGAATTTGAATACTTTGAATCAGGACGGCTGCCTGCTGAGCTAAAATCTTTGTTCAGGCTCAGCCTTTTCATCCCTTCGCAAGAGTTATCAACTTATCGCCAGTGGAGACAG AAAGTTGTAAAAGCTGGTGACAAAGACTGTGACGGCCAACTGGATTTCGAAGAATTTGTTCATTATTTAAAAGATCATGAGAAGAAACTGCAACTGGTTTTCAAAAGCTTGGATAGAAAAAATGATG GTAAAATTGATGCACAAGAAATCATGCAATCACTGTGTGACCTTGGAGTGCACATTTCAGAGCAACAGGCAGAAAAGATCCTGAAACG AATTTGGAGAGGGCACCTCTGGGGCCCTATTGTATA CATGGATAAAAATGGAACAATGACAATTGACTGGAATGAGTGGCGAGATTATCATCTTCTACATCCGGCAGACAACATTCCTGAAATAATCTTGTACTGGAAGCACTCCACA ATCTTTGACGTTGGTGAGAGTTTAACGATTCCAGATGAGTTCACAGAGGAGGAAAAGCAAACCGGGATGTGGTGGCGTCATTTGGTAGCGGGAGGAGGCGCGGGTGCTGTATCCAGAACATGCACTGCTCCGCTTGACCGGCTCAAGGTGCTCATGCAG GTTCATGCTTCCAAATCGAACAGTATGTGCATTGCGGGAGGATTTAGCCACATGATTAAAGAAGGAGGATTCCGGTCTCTGTGGAGAGGAAATGGAATCAATGTAATCAAAATTGCACCAGAGTCTGCACTCAAGTTCATGGCATACGAACAG ATAAAGAGATTAATTGGCAGTAACCAGCAGACTTTGGGAATTCAGGAGAGACTGATTGCAGGATCACTAGCAGGAGTAATTGCACAGAGCACAATCTACCCAATGGAG GTGTTAAAGACAAGATTAGCGCTGCGGAAAACTGGACAGTATTCAGGAATGCTTGACTGTGCAAAGCACATATTTAAGAAGGAGGGAATTACAGCATTCTACAAAGGCTATGTTCCTAATATGCTCGGCATCATCCCTTATGCTGGAATAGACTTGGCTATTTATGAG ACTTTGAAGAATTCGTGGTTGCAGCGTTACGCCACTGACACTGTGGATCCTGGGGTCTTTGTGCTCTTGGCTTGTGGCACTGTTTCAAGCACATGTGGACAATTAGCTAGTTACCCATTAGCACTTGTCAGGACACGAATGCAGGCACAAG CCTCCACTGCAGGAGCACCTCAGCACACAATGCTTGGACTCTTCAAACACATTCTGAGCACAGAAGGAGCAATTGGACTGTACCGGGGTTTAGCACCAAATTTCATGAAAGTTATTCCTGCTGTGAGCATTAGCTACGTGGTGTATGAAAACCTGAAAATGACACTGGGAGTCACATCACGATGA
- the slc25a25b gene encoding calcium-binding mitochondrial carrier protein SCaMC-2-B isoform X4, with translation MLCLSLNVPVLDTLAREFEYFESGRLPAELKSLFRLSLFIPSQELSTYRQWRQKVVKAGDKDCDGQLDFEEFVHYLKDHEKKLQLVFKSLDRKNDGKIDAQEIMQSLCDLGVHISEQQAEKILKRMDKNGTMTIDWNEWRDYHLLHPADNIPEIILYWKHSTIFDVGESLTIPDEFTEEEKQTGMWWRHLVAGGGAGAVSRTCTAPLDRLKVLMQVHASKSNSMCIAGGFSHMIKEGGFRSLWRGNGINVIKIAPESALKFMAYEQIKRLIGSNQQTLGIQERLIAGSLAGVIAQSTIYPMEVLKTRLALRKTGQYSGMLDCAKHIFKKEGITAFYKGYVPNMLGIIPYAGIDLAIYETLKNSWLQRYATDTVDPGVFVLLACGTVSSTCGQLASYPLALVRTRMQAQASTAGAPQHTMLGLFKHILSTEGAIGLYRGLAPNFMKVIPAVSISYVVYENLKMTLGVTSR, from the exons ATGTTGTGCCTATCGTTAAATGTACCAGTGCTGGACACTTTGGCACGGGAATTTGAATACTTTGAATCAGGACGGCTGCCTGCTGAGCTAAAATCTTTGTTCAGGCTCAGCCTTTTCATCCCTTCGCAAGAGTTATCAACTTATCGCCAGTGGAGACAG AAAGTTGTAAAAGCTGGTGACAAAGACTGTGACGGCCAACTGGATTTCGAAGAATTTGTTCATTATTTAAAAGATCATGAGAAGAAACTGCAACTGGTTTTCAAAAGCTTGGATAGAAAAAATGATG GTAAAATTGATGCACAAGAAATCATGCAATCACTGTGTGACCTTGGAGTGCACATTTCAGAGCAACAGGCAGAAAAGATCCTGAAACG CATGGATAAAAATGGAACAATGACAATTGACTGGAATGAGTGGCGAGATTATCATCTTCTACATCCGGCAGACAACATTCCTGAAATAATCTTGTACTGGAAGCACTCCACA ATCTTTGACGTTGGTGAGAGTTTAACGATTCCAGATGAGTTCACAGAGGAGGAAAAGCAAACCGGGATGTGGTGGCGTCATTTGGTAGCGGGAGGAGGCGCGGGTGCTGTATCCAGAACATGCACTGCTCCGCTTGACCGGCTCAAGGTGCTCATGCAG GTTCATGCTTCCAAATCGAACAGTATGTGCATTGCGGGAGGATTTAGCCACATGATTAAAGAAGGAGGATTCCGGTCTCTGTGGAGAGGAAATGGAATCAATGTAATCAAAATTGCACCAGAGTCTGCACTCAAGTTCATGGCATACGAACAG ATAAAGAGATTAATTGGCAGTAACCAGCAGACTTTGGGAATTCAGGAGAGACTGATTGCAGGATCACTAGCAGGAGTAATTGCACAGAGCACAATCTACCCAATGGAG GTGTTAAAGACAAGATTAGCGCTGCGGAAAACTGGACAGTATTCAGGAATGCTTGACTGTGCAAAGCACATATTTAAGAAGGAGGGAATTACAGCATTCTACAAAGGCTATGTTCCTAATATGCTCGGCATCATCCCTTATGCTGGAATAGACTTGGCTATTTATGAG ACTTTGAAGAATTCGTGGTTGCAGCGTTACGCCACTGACACTGTGGATCCTGGGGTCTTTGTGCTCTTGGCTTGTGGCACTGTTTCAAGCACATGTGGACAATTAGCTAGTTACCCATTAGCACTTGTCAGGACACGAATGCAGGCACAAG CCTCCACTGCAGGAGCACCTCAGCACACAATGCTTGGACTCTTCAAACACATTCTGAGCACAGAAGGAGCAATTGGACTGTACCGGGGTTTAGCACCAAATTTCATGAAAGTTATTCCTGCTGTGAGCATTAGCTACGTGGTGTATGAAAACCTGAAAATGACACTGGGAGTCACATCACGATGA